A single Asterias rubens chromosome 13, eAstRub1.3, whole genome shotgun sequence DNA region contains:
- the LOC117298422 gene encoding lysosome-associated membrane glycoprotein 1-like has protein sequence MKILIPICVVLLVTLANGEPTPMSATTIPTTPPTTTAAKTTAAKTTTVPTTAAHTTTAHTTTAATTTAATTTAATTTAATTTAATTTAATTTAATTTATPVVPLAKWIVKDSKGKPCILADFNTVFSGFYTTVNKTEAPFSFVLPPSSTVDAARSKCGTPGSKYAVLVLTFDDGDSFTQEFKADTSSKTFVLYSASANLTHDKAHFNGSSDEGKVITYGGLLPTAAFETSLGSYYRCAAKEKVEFTKQKFAISYTNLTIQPFDVKDKFGKVSACPADTPTVKPDTPPVGSWNVTQDKKLCMRMSFAADLFINYTMKNGTMSTAGIYLPVKTLYTNDSTCINDTALFVMKFAAKPQFLKFDDWKITMTFKMNKTDKNYAMSNFAVEYNTMDKTIFPDVNVTATVNSVNKTKRFQTGQGNYYLCDADTSVTASLFRAEFSHLKLQPFAEDIKDGSYGTASDCAADNTISNIVPIAVGCALAGLVIIVLIAYLIGRSRTNRSGYQSV, from the exons ATGAAGATACTTATCCCAATATGCGTCGTCTTGCTTGTGACACTTG CCAATGGTGAACCAACACCCATGTCAGCAACTACAATACCAACCACACCCCCAACAACAACTGCTGCTAAAACAACTGCTGCTAAAACAACAACTGTCCCTACAACGGCTGCCCATACAACAACAGCCCATACAACAACGGCTGCCACTACAACAGCAGCAACTACAACAGCAGCAACTACAACAGCAGCAACTACAACAGCAGCAACTACAACAGCAGCAACTACAACAGCAGCAACTACAACGGCTACCCCTGTAGTCCCACTGGCTAAATGGATCGTGAAAGATAGCAAGGGCAAGCCGTGCATCTTGGCTGACTTCAACACTGTCTTTAGTGGCTTCTATACGACAGTCAACAAAACAGAA GCACCATTCAGTTTTGTGCTGCCTCCTAGTTCAACTGTCGATGCCGCCCGCAGCAAGTGCGGAACTCCAGGGTCTAAATACGCTGTCTTGGTGTTGACCTTCGATGATGGGGATTCCTTCACTCAGGAATTCAAAGCTGACACCTCGTCCAAGACATTTGTCCTGTACTCTGCCTCCGCCAACCTGACGCACGATAAGGCTCATTTTAATGGCAGTAGCGATGAAG gtAAGGTCATTACATATGGTGGACTCTTGCCAACTGCAGCATTCGAGACCAGCCTGGGAAGTTACTACAGATGCGCTGCCAAGGAGAAAGTGGAGTTCACCAAGCAGAAGTTTGCAATCTCCTACACCAATCTGACAATCCAGCCATTTGATGTCAAAGACAAATTTGGAAAAG TGAGTGCGTGCCCAGCCGACACCCCAACCGTCAAGCCGGACACCCCACCAGTCGGTAGCTGGAACGTTACCCAGGATAAGAAGCTCTGTATGAGGATGTCCTTTGCTGCTGATCTCTTCATTAACTACACCATGAAGAATGGAACG ATGAGCACAGCTGGTATTTACCTCCCCGTGAAGACCCTCTATACGAACGATTCTACCTGCATCAACGATACGGCTCTTTTCGTGATGAAGTTTGCGGCTAAGCCGCAGTTTCTCAAGTTTGATGACTGGAAGATCACCATGACCTTCAAGATGAACAAGACTGATAAGAACTATGCCATGTCCAACTTCGCTGTTGAGTATAATACCATGGACAAAACTATCTTCCCTGACGTGAACGTAACGGCAACAG TGAACTCGGTAAACAAGACAAAGCGCTTCCAAACAGGGCAGGGAAACTACTATCTGTGTGACGCAGACACCTCAGTGACAGCAAGCCTGTTCAGGGCTGAGTTTTCTCATCTGAAGCTACAGCCGTTTGCCGAAGACATTAAGGATGGTAGTTACGGAACTG CGTCAGATTGTGCTGCAGACAACACTATCAGCAACATCGTGCCAATTGCCGTTGGTTGCGCCCTCGCTGGCCTCGTCATCATTGTACTTATTGCGTACCTCATCGGCAGGAGTCGCACCAACAGGTCAGGGTACCAGTCAGTCTGA